In one window of Episyrphus balteatus chromosome 3, idEpiBalt1.1, whole genome shotgun sequence DNA:
- the LOC129913824 gene encoding uncharacterized protein LOC129913824 isoform X2: MPAVVRVKRRIDEEPLGAFVLNGKKRRLDDNHTTLGDTEQLDLFATNKDEISTILKFAGTVQSQDEKVTTQIARLTKDEAIELAKKHRQQPVNVTERGRQEMRAQSNENRFKVVNCFRAIDTDASDAAPKEITIVDIEKQPLPMVTENEAANIATTSSNGRQNESRTVETFTPTDGDGYVYDLYLPENEQQADDVDYTDNYLRLYYPFNYYR, encoded by the exons atgcctGCAGTCGTTCGTGTTAAACGTCGTATCGACGAAGAACCTCTCGGAGCCTTTGTCTTAAATGGCAAAAAACGTCGCCTCGACGATAATCATACCACACTCGGAGACACAGAACAATTGGATCTCTTTGCGACGAATAAAGATGAAATTTCCACAATTCTCAAATTTGCTGGAACCGTACAATCACAA GACGAAAAAGTCACAACACAAATTGCCCGTCTCACCAAAGACGAAGCCATAGAACTCGCCAAGAAGCACCGCCAACAACCCGTCAATGTGACAGAGCGTGGTCGTCAGGAAATGCGCGCCCAAAGCAATGAGAACCGCTTCAAGGTTGTCAATTGTTTCCGCGCCATCGACACAGATGCCTCCGATGCTGCTCCCAAAGAAATCACAATTGTTGACATTGAGAAACAGCCATTGCCAATGGTTACAGAAAACGAGGCAGCCAACATAGCCACAACCAGTTCAAATGGAAGACAAAATGAGTCAAGGACCGTGGAGACATTCACTCCAACAGATGGCGATGGCTATGTCTATGACTTGTATCTGCCAGAGAACGAACAACAGGCCGACGATGTCGACTACACGGACAACTATCTAAG GTTGTATTATCCATTTAACTACTATCGCTAA